Within Desulfobacterales bacterium, the genomic segment CCAGACCCCTAAGTGGATGGGCAAATGTCCGGATTGCGGCACCTGGGACTCCATCATAGAGGAACGCCCTACAGCCGCGACCCTGCACGATGTCAAACGCTCGCGGTCAAATCTTCAGCTGGAACCTGTGGCCATCGATTCGATTGAACTGGAAAAGGAAAACCGCCTGTTGACCCGTATGCAGGAACTCGACCGTACCCTGGGCGGCGGTTTGGTGCCGGGAACGTTGATTTTGGTCGGTGGCGATCCCGGCATCGGCAAATCAACCCTGATGCTGCAGGCGCTATACGGGCTGGCCAACCAGGGCCTTAAGGTGCTGTATGTATCCGGTGAGGAATCTCAGCAGCAGATACGCTTGCGCAGCCAGCGTTTAGGAACGGTGTCACCCGGGCTCCTGGTCGTTTCCGAGGTCGATATGGATTTGATTCTGGCCAACATAACGTCCGAGCCGCCGCAGGTTGTGGTTATTGATTCGATTCAAACCATGTACAATGCTGAACTTACGTCAGCGCCAGGAAGTGTCAGCCAGGTGCGGGAGTCAGCGGTACGATTGATGCTAATGGCCAAAAAAACCGGTATTCCCGTTTTTTTGGTAGGCCATGTGACCAAAGACGGCGCCATTGCCGGCCCCAAACTTCTTGAACATATGGTGGATACGGTTTTGTATTTTGAAGGGGACCGCAATCATATTTTTCGCATCCTGCGGGCTGTTAAAAACCGATTTGGTTCTACCAACGAAATCGGTGTCTTTGAAATGAGAGATCAGGGCCTGGACGAGGTAGCCAATCCATCGGCGGTTTTTTTATCGGAACGACCGGCAAATGCGCCGGGATCTGCCGTCACCGCCAGCCTGGAAGGCACGCGACCGATACTGGTAGAACTGCAGGCGTTGGCCAGCAGCACCAGCTTTGGCACGCCGCGGCGTACCATCTTGGGGCTGGATCCCAATCGAGTGGCCTTATTGGCTGCGGTCATGGAAAAACAGCTTGGCATGCATCTGATGGGATATGATATTTTTATGAATGTAGCCGGCGGGGTCAAGGTGGTCGAGCCAGCGGTGGATATGGCGATTGTATCAGCAATTGCTTCCAGCTTTTTGGACAAACCGATTTCAGGTGCAACGGTGGTGCTGGGTGAGGTGGGTCTTACCGGTGAAGTCCGAGCCGTTGGTCAGATCGATACCCGGGTGGCCGAGGCCAAAAAAATGGGATTTAAGCGCTGTCTGGTGCCGGACGGTAACATGAAGCGAATACGGCATATGGACGGGATCACAGTGAGCGGGATAAAGACGGTTTCTGAAGCAGCGGAAATGCTTTTTTGATATGCGATTTTTTCTACGAAGAGCACGAAGGAACCCGAAGATAAGCGTAATATTTTTCTCACTTCGTGTTCTTTGTGAACGTCGTGGTAGAATTTATGAACGTTTAAAAGGCGAACAACTCAATTTTTAAAAAGGGCTGATTGAAAAAATATGTTTTCCCGATAATTAACCCGCAAATCGAAACAAGGAAGTGAGGAACAAAACACATGCAGAATTGGAGTGATGACTACTCGCAGCGGGCCAAAGAAGAAGATTATCCTGCCAGATCAGTATACAAATTAAAGGAAATCCAAAAAAAATATAGACTTATCAAAAAAGGCGACCGGATTCTCGATTTGGGATGCGCGCCGGGCTCATGGTCACTGTATGCGGCCAAATTGATTGGCAAACAGGGCAAGGTGCTGGGACTCGATCTCCAAGAGGTTACCCATAAAATGCCTTTGCATGTCGAAACCCTTGTGATGGATGTTTTGGAAATTGATTGGGAATGGCTGGATGAGCAGGATTTGATAAACGAATTTGATGTCATCCTAAGCGATATGGCACCGTCGACCACCGGCACTAAAATGCTGGATGCCACCCGGTCGTTTCAGTTATGTCAGGCTGCTCTGAACATCACCGAATTCGCCTTGAAACCGGGCGGATCATTTGTCTGCAAGATTTTCCAAGGTGAAGATTTTAATGAATTTTTGGAATCCGTTAAGGAACGATTTCGCAATCATCGGATTTTCAAACCTCATAGCAGTCGCAAGGAAAGCAGGGAAATTTACGTCTTGGGTATCGGTTACAGGGGATACTATACTAAGATTGAAAATGAAGATGAAGATAAAATCAGGCGCGCCTCGCATTGATGGTATTGGGGATAAGCACAGGCACCACTGAATTATGTGCCGATGCGCTTTGGCTTGTCAATTATAGGAGGAACTATGTCGGGTCATAGCAAATGGTCAAGCATCAAACATAAAAAGGCTGCTACGGATGCCAAACGGGGAAAAATTTTTACCAAGTTGATCAAAGAAATTACGGTAGCCGCCCGTATGGGTGGCGGAGATCTGGACGCCAATCCCCGTCTTAGAACGGCCATTCAGGCCGCTAAAAGCGAAAACATGCCCAAGGACAATATCGAGCGCGCCATCAAAAAGGGCACCGGCGAATTAGAGGGTGTCAATTATGAAGAAAGTATTTATGAAGGTTACGGCCCGGGAGGAGCGGCTGTTCTGATTGAATCTCTGACTGACAATAAGAATCGAACTGTGGCCGATATCCGTCATATCTTCAGCAAAGCCGGCGGCAATATGGGTGAGAGCGGATGTGTGGCCTGGATGTTCGATAAAAAGGGTTATATCGCAGTTGAAAATAAAGCCGTGGATGAAGAAGCTTTGATGGAAGCCGCCTTGGACGCTGGGGCCGAGGACATTCGTGAAGACGATAGTAACTTTGAGGTCATCACAGCACCAGAAGATTTTGAGACCGTTAAATCCGCTATTGACAGTGCATCTATTCCTTATCTGGTTGCTGAAGTAACCATGCTGCCGCAATCCACCACCGACTTAAAAGGCAAGGAGGCCGAGCAGATGGTCAAGCTTATGGAAGCCTTAGATGACTGTGACGATGTCCAGAAGGTGTATACCAACGCAGATATCCCTGAAGAAATCGTCAATTCTTTGTAAAACGCCATGTTTTGTCCGAGGGCTGTGTTGCGATTCAATTCATAATGCTCACCCCTAAAAGAAGTTGAGCCCGTTGAGCCCGTTAGCCGGAAGAAATTATATCAGATCTCTATGTATTTTGACGGGCTAAACCGGCACAACTGGCCAACCGGCTAACCGACCTTATTCATCGATCTGGAGTACATCCACCCCCTTAGGAATTTCAAAGCTGAACAGCGAATCATCCAGATGGCCTTCGAAAATAAAATTCAGCAGGTCGATACGGGTCTCGTCACCATAAAAATTGAGTGTCATCACCTGCAGCACGTTAAAGGTTTTTCTGGAAACCAACAGTCGAATTTCAGAGATATCGAGGGTTTTCTCACGCGGTATCAGTTTTAGATGGTAAAACAGGTCTCGTTCCTCCGGGGGAGCCTGTTCCAGGGAGATATCGAATTTTTGCCGGATCAGACGAATGTCCGACAGAAAACTGGCGCCTTTGCCATCGCTAAAAAAGGTGGGGGCTTTGCCGGTCATGACCTGATTGTCGGCGGGTCGATAGATCCACAACTTATCCGCATCGGTGATAATGATTTGTTTATCCGGTATTTCGTATTCCCAGCGCATCATCCCCGGGTATTTGATATACACCCTGCCGTTGGCCAGATCTGTAATGTCCATGGCCTTAATGGTGGATTTTTGAATGAAATCGGCACTGAATTTTGAATTGGCGTATTTGTTTTCGACCTGTTGCAGAATCTGGTCTACCGTAAGGTTGCTGTCGACGGCTTCGGCTTTAAGATGCATTTGCCCACCTGAAAGTAATAGCAACAGGAATGCCAGCATGATCATTGTAAAGGGCAAGAAAATTTTAATCGTCAATTTCATAACACTTCCTCTAATTGAATTCCTTGATTAACCGGTCGATATCCCCTGGGCCCTCAAGATGAATCGACTGGCTGTCAGCGGGCATCAAATCAAAAAAGTCGGTTTTACCAAAAACCGCCAGGCTGATTCGATCAATCATCTGGATCTTTTTGCGAGCATCGGCTTTATCCATGAAGGCCAGCCGGGTCCCGCTGAGCAAAAGCGTTTCCACATTGTGTTTTGTCAGCTGCTTGTCGAGTTTAGCCGCTTTTTGCAAGCCATGAAAATAAATTTTCTTATAGGTCATCAGTGTTTTAAAAATATCTGATTCATTATTAAGGTCACCCAGAAAGCTTAGAATAAAATCAAGATACTCAAAAAATGCATCATCCTCCAGTATCATTTTTTCAAAAAACGATTCCAAAAACGAGATTTTATCAGCCAACTTAATCGGTTTGGCGTTGCGAAGTTTGACTTTGCAGCGGGCTTGAAGAGTGGGCTGTACATGCTGCCCAATCGCTGCACTGATTTTTGGATCCAGCAACCGTGTGAGATTGAGGCGTTCTAAAAATGCGTCGACATTGGCTGGGGTAACGGCCAATGTCAGGGCACCCCGCTCGTCACCAAAGCGAAAACGGGCTTGAAACGGTTGGCTGCAGACCTGCGCCCGGATTGCGCGTTCATCCTCTTTTTGAAGCTGAACGTACTCCAATAGGTTTTCCAATTCCAGCTGCACGGATTCATCCGGGTAAAAGAGCAGCGCCATCAAAGAATCGCTTTCGCAGCTGGACTCATCCTGCAGCAGCACGTCAAGTTCTTTGACGGTCGGATGTGAGAAGGTTGAATCGATATAATGCTGCGTATCCGCGTTAATCCTCAACCCATCCTGCAAAAGATCAATGATCTTATCTGCGATCTGCTTATGTTTATTTGCCGATTTCATTTAAATTTCTATTACTCACGAAAACACGAAAAATTTAAAGCACGAAATTTATGTTAAAAGTAATTTCTCTTTAGATATACGGAGCTAGTTTCATCATCAGCTCATGCTTCTGCAACCCGCCGGGCATGCTTTCTTTCATCTGACCATTATCAAATATAAACAAAAAAGGCACACTCATAATGCTGTAATTATTTGCCAGCCCGGGGTTGGCGTCAATGTTGACTTTACCCACCCGAACCTTTCCTTTGGACTGGGCTGCAAATTCATCGATGATGGGTGTGACGGCCCCGCATGTCGGGCACCAGGGCGCCCAGGCAAACAGCAGCACCGGCAGTGGCGATTTTATCACTTTGTCCTCAAAATTGCTGTCGGTAATCATCACCGGCTGGGGCTCATTCAGCGCTTCAGTTTTTAGCGCAGCGCCGCACTTGCCGCATTTGGCGCCGGCATCCAATTTATCGGCCGGGACTTTATTTTTGGTTCCGCATTCCGTGCAGCGCATCTTAGTGGATTCGCCCGCCGCGGTCTTTTTTTGTTCAGTCGGCAGGGCCGTATGGCATTTACCGCATTTGGCCGCTGCTCCGGTTTTGTCGGCCGGGATGCGGTTGGCCGCCCCGCAATTCGCACAATGAACAATATGAAAATTGGCCTGATCCATCTCGTTCCTCTCAACTTGCTTTTGGATTTTTTTAAAATAAGGACGCCGTCATTTATGTAAAGGACGACATCGCAATAAATTTCTAATTTAACTCATTGGAATTATTGCGCAAGTCCTAATTAATCATTCAGAAGGGGCAAAACCGATATTTCCCGTTTGAAATTGAAATAAATTCATGATGTTACAGTCAGCATTCCCTCCGGCAACACCCGCGACTCATTTTCTTGCCCGATCAATATAAATTCTGGCCAAATAAGCGCCATCTGCTGCTTGCACTCTTTATGGCGCTGGTCTCATATTTGGCTCTTGACTCGACCCTGCATTTTCATTATTTACCTACTGATCCCAGCATTTCCTCCATTTTAATTTCAGCTTCCAACCACATAAAAGAGTGCGTGCAACCAAGCAACACATGTTTAGGCAAAACGATTTTTCAATGCTCATACACAATTAACAATTTCCGATTATTGGAATCTTGCGCTATTTTGAATTCTACACATATCAACAAAACCGCAGAAAGGAGGACAAGATGAGAAAAAAGATTCTGGCTGCAGCCATCTTAACCGTTTTTGTTGTGGGGGTGCTGCTTGTACCGACGCTTGCAAGGCAGGCACAGGCGGCGGACAAAATCGGATGGGTCGGCCCGGTTTACAAGGAATTATCCGCCAGTCTGAACAAGGGTTTCAAAGAATACTATAAAAAGACCTATGGCAAAGACGTGGAGATCACATTTGTTCGACCGGGCGGATGGCCGGTCTGCGTGGACAAGGTCAGAGCGTGGGCCGGCAAGCCGGATGCCGATATTTTCCTGGGTGCCGGTGCCCCGGCGCATGAGGTGTTAAAGCAAGAGGGCCTGATCGTCCCGTACCGGCCCAAGGATTGGGATAAGGTTCCCGCCGACTGGCACGGTATGAAGGTCAAGGATGCAGAAGATTATTGGACCTGCTTTGCCCCCTGGATTGTCACCAACCTATACAACGAAAAGGTTTTGAAGAAGCTGAGGCTGCCGCCGCCCAAAACCTGGCACGATCTACTCAACCCCATCTACCGGGGCAATGTCGTACACACCCTGCCATACGCATCCGGTACGATGCATGAAACCATTGAGATTCTGCTGCAGGCGTTTGGAGAAGAGGAGGCCTGGCGTTATCTCAGATTGCTGGCCGCGCAGCTGTCGCGTTTTTCCACCGGCAGCACCGATACTACCCAATTGACGGCTCGTGGTGAAGTTCCCATGGGGATTGCGCAGCCGCAAATGAACGCCATGGCGGCACGCAAAGACGGTTTTCCGGTAAAAGATTTACTCCCTGAAAAAACCATCCTGGTTCCTGAGGCCGTGGCGTTGCTCAAGGGAGCGCCCAACGAGGAGGTCGGCAAAATTTTTCTGGACTGGCTGTTTAGTATGGAAGGCCAGAAATACGTGCTGGAGGGCCGTTACTTTGCAGCCCGCACCGATATTAAATTCTCTGAGTGGGAAAAAGAAGGTGTCGAAATGGCCACCCATGCCAAAAAGGCCCTGGGGGTGGACTCGTTTTGGGACTTGCAGGTCGATTTCATCGAATATGACCTGGACCTGGCAACCAAGCGCTGGGACGAAGTCAATAAGAAATACGAGATGGAAATCTATCGCAAATGGAGCGAGCTCAAAAACAGTCTGTTTTTGATCGAGGAAGTTGAGGGTGAAATTGAGGCGGCCAAGGCCAAGCAAAAAGATGTGGCCCAAGCTGAGGCCAAAATTAAGGAAGCCCGCAAGCTCTTCGAGGTAGACGGTGCATACGCGGATGCCAGACTGGCCGCAACCGAAGCCCGTGCGGTCTCCGCAGCTGTAGTTGCCGCTGCGGCCCCTGCTGCCACACCAGCTCCCGCTGCTGCGGCTGAGCCGGAGATACCATTTAAGATTCTCTTATTGCTGGCATTGGCCCTCGGGGTTTCGGTGGTCGCCATTATTATTGCACTGCAAAGACGCCATAAGTAGCGATCGTTTGTGACGCAACCCATAATGATCCAAGCTTGATGCACAGGCCCGCCCTGTCATTCGTTGCTCTGCCGTTCTTGGCGGAGATCGAACAGGGTGGGCCATCGCTTGTCCTTTTGCCGTTGAGCAGGTGGGAAAGGAGGTGAGATGTCGCGCGGCAACATCTCTCTGGCAGCAGTCCTGTGGATGATCATCGCCTTTTTCGTGCTTTACCCGCTGTCGTATCTGGTGGTGGAAAGTTTTAAAATATCTGCCACTGGCGGTTGGGGCATCAACAACTATATCGAATTCTTCAAAGACACGTACTACCTTAAAACCTTTGGCAATACCCTGTTGCTGAGCACGCTGCTGCTGGTGACCACCACTGTGTTCGGCGTGCCCCTGGCTTATATCCTGGCGCGCTACCGCCATCGGGGCAAAACCATTTTCACCGCCCTGATCCTTTTGCCGATTGTCTTACCGGCTTTTGCCGGGGTGTTTGCCTTTATTATCTTTTTTGGTAAATATGGGACCCTGAATCTGCTCCTTATGGATTTCGGGCTGATCGATGAGCCCATCAATTTCATTTACGGGCGCCACGGATTGGTGTTCATTCAGGCTTTGCACATGCTGCCCTTTATCGTTTTGGGCCTTTCTGCGGGTTTTACCAATATCGATCCCTCTTTTGAGGAAGCTGCGGAAGTTGAAGGTGCCAGCGGTGTGCGGCGTTTTTTTACCATCACCTTGCCGCTGTGCACGCCCAGCTATATGGCCGGCGCGGTGCTCGTGTTTCTGTGGCCCTTTACCGACTGGTTGACACCGCTGATTCTGGGGCAGGTGGACTATTTGCCCTCGGTTTCTTATATCAACATCGCCTATCACTTTACCGATGTGCACCGCAAATATATGGGCATTGTGGCGGTGGTTGTTTCAGCTGTTATTTGCATCAGCCTCTTTTTGCTGGCGCGCTGGTGGGTTGAGCGCCGAAAGTATACCGGCCTGTCCAAAGGGACCACCTCTGAAGGCCGAATCATAGAGCCGAGTCCATTGATGAAAACGGGCGCCTATGTATACATGGTTTTGATTGCCATCCTCGTTTTACTGATTCCCATCGTTTTGGGGCTGGCTGCCTTTTCCCGGAGATGGGTGTTTGAGGCCTTTCCCACCTATTGGACGCTTGAAAATTTCAGACTCATCCTGCTGGAAAGTCCGGGTTTGATTAAAAACTCCTTTGTTTTTAGCGGCATCGCTCTGATTTTTGGAATTGCCTTCGGGCTTCCTGCCGCCTATTTGATTGTGCGGACCCGTGTGCCGGGCAGAGATGCGCTCGATTTTGTGATTACACTGATGCTGGCGTTTCCGGGGATCGCCATCGGTGTCAGCTATCTGTTAGCCTTCTGGAAAGGAATCCCGCTGGCGACCCATTGGATCATCATGCCCCTGGCCCTGTTTGCACGACGGCTTCCGTATTTTTTGCGAATGGCGCATTCGTCTTACCTGCAACTGGATACTTCACTGGAGGAAGCCTCAGAAGTTTCGGGTGCCAGCAAGCTCAGAACGTTTTTTAATATATCATTACCGTTGTTGCTCAAAGGCGTCCTCGTCGGCGTGGTGATGTTTTTTATCATGGCCTTTCAGGAGATCTCGACGGCCATATTCCTGTATCGCGGCGGGTGGGAAACCCTGCCCATTGGGATCTTTTTAAACTGGCACCGTGGCATGGAGTTTGGTATTGCCGCTGCTATGGCTTTTTTGATGATTGTGATCACCTTTATCCTGTTGTTGATTATATCAAAAATTGGCGGTGGCGTTCTCAAAGCGGCCTGGGGGTCGGGGGAGCAATAAAGGTTCAAAGGTTCAGAGGTTCAGAGCTAACCCTGAACGGTGAACCCAGAACGCGGAACCTTTTTTAGGAGAAAAATAGAATGGCATTCATCGAGATCCAGAATCTGTTCAAGCGTTTTAAGGATGTGGTGGCCGTTAATCGGATTGAGCTTGACATCGACAAGGGCGAAATGCTGACGCTGTTGGGTCCCAGCGGGTGCGGTAAAACCACCACCCTGCGCTGTATTGCCGGATTGGAAAAACCGGAGGAAGGTGATATCATCATCGATGGCCAACCGATGCTTTCGCAGGGATTTGTGCCGTCA encodes:
- the radA gene encoding DNA repair protein RadA, with product MKKSAKIIYCCQTCGYQTPKWMGKCPDCGTWDSIIEERPTAATLHDVKRSRSNLQLEPVAIDSIELEKENRLLTRMQELDRTLGGGLVPGTLILVGGDPGIGKSTLMLQALYGLANQGLKVLYVSGEESQQQIRLRSQRLGTVSPGLLVVSEVDMDLILANITSEPPQVVVIDSIQTMYNAELTSAPGSVSQVRESAVRLMLMAKKTGIPVFLVGHVTKDGAIAGPKLLEHMVDTVLYFEGDRNHIFRILRAVKNRFGSTNEIGVFEMRDQGLDEVANPSAVFLSERPANAPGSAVTASLEGTRPILVELQALASSTSFGTPRRTILGLDPNRVALLAAVMEKQLGMHLMGYDIFMNVAGGVKVVEPAVDMAIVSAIASSFLDKPISGATVVLGEVGLTGEVRAVGQIDTRVAEAKKMGFKRCLVPDGNMKRIRHMDGITVSGIKTVSEAAEMLF
- a CDS encoding RlmE family RNA methyltransferase, translated to MQNWSDDYSQRAKEEDYPARSVYKLKEIQKKYRLIKKGDRILDLGCAPGSWSLYAAKLIGKQGKVLGLDLQEVTHKMPLHVETLVMDVLEIDWEWLDEQDLINEFDVILSDMAPSTTGTKMLDATRSFQLCQAALNITEFALKPGGSFVCKIFQGEDFNEFLESVKERFRNHRIFKPHSSRKESREIYVLGIGYRGYYTKIENEDEDKIRRASH
- a CDS encoding YebC/PmpR family DNA-binding transcriptional regulator, which translates into the protein MSGHSKWSSIKHKKAATDAKRGKIFTKLIKEITVAARMGGGDLDANPRLRTAIQAAKSENMPKDNIERAIKKGTGELEGVNYEESIYEGYGPGGAAVLIESLTDNKNRTVADIRHIFSKAGGNMGESGCVAWMFDKKGYIAVENKAVDEEALMEAALDAGAEDIREDDSNFEVITAPEDFETVKSAIDSASIPYLVAEVTMLPQSTTDLKGKEAEQMVKLMEALDDCDDVQKVYTNADIPEEIVNSL
- a CDS encoding outer membrane lipoprotein carrier protein LolA, producing MKLTIKIFLPFTMIMLAFLLLLLSGGQMHLKAEAVDSNLTVDQILQQVENKYANSKFSADFIQKSTIKAMDITDLANGRVYIKYPGMMRWEYEIPDKQIIITDADKLWIYRPADNQVMTGKAPTFFSDGKGASFLSDIRLIRQKFDISLEQAPPEERDLFYHLKLIPREKTLDISEIRLLVSRKTFNVLQVMTLNFYGDETRIDLLNFIFEGHLDDSLFSFEIPKGVDVLQIDE
- a CDS encoding thioredoxin domain-containing protein; the protein is MDQANFHIVHCANCGAANRIPADKTGAAAKCGKCHTALPTEQKKTAAGESTKMRCTECGTKNKVPADKLDAGAKCGKCGAALKTEALNEPQPVMITDSNFEDKVIKSPLPVLLFAWAPWCPTCGAVTPIIDEFAAQSKGKVRVGKVNIDANPGLANNYSIMSVPFLFIFDNGQMKESMPGGLQKHELMMKLAPYI
- a CDS encoding extracellular solute-binding protein — translated: MRKKILAAAILTVFVVGVLLVPTLARQAQAADKIGWVGPVYKELSASLNKGFKEYYKKTYGKDVEITFVRPGGWPVCVDKVRAWAGKPDADIFLGAGAPAHEVLKQEGLIVPYRPKDWDKVPADWHGMKVKDAEDYWTCFAPWIVTNLYNEKVLKKLRLPPPKTWHDLLNPIYRGNVVHTLPYASGTMHETIEILLQAFGEEEAWRYLRLLAAQLSRFSTGSTDTTQLTARGEVPMGIAQPQMNAMAARKDGFPVKDLLPEKTILVPEAVALLKGAPNEEVGKIFLDWLFSMEGQKYVLEGRYFAARTDIKFSEWEKEGVEMATHAKKALGVDSFWDLQVDFIEYDLDLATKRWDEVNKKYEMEIYRKWSELKNSLFLIEEVEGEIEAAKAKQKDVAQAEAKIKEARKLFEVDGAYADARLAATEARAVSAAVVAAAAPAATPAPAAAAEPEIPFKILLLLALALGVSVVAIIIALQRRHK
- a CDS encoding iron ABC transporter permease — translated: MSRGNISLAAVLWMIIAFFVLYPLSYLVVESFKISATGGWGINNYIEFFKDTYYLKTFGNTLLLSTLLLVTTTVFGVPLAYILARYRHRGKTIFTALILLPIVLPAFAGVFAFIIFFGKYGTLNLLLMDFGLIDEPINFIYGRHGLVFIQALHMLPFIVLGLSAGFTNIDPSFEEAAEVEGASGVRRFFTITLPLCTPSYMAGAVLVFLWPFTDWLTPLILGQVDYLPSVSYINIAYHFTDVHRKYMGIVAVVVSAVICISLFLLARWWVERRKYTGLSKGTTSEGRIIEPSPLMKTGAYVYMVLIAILVLLIPIVLGLAAFSRRWVFEAFPTYWTLENFRLILLESPGLIKNSFVFSGIALIFGIAFGLPAAYLIVRTRVPGRDALDFVITLMLAFPGIAIGVSYLLAFWKGIPLATHWIIMPLALFARRLPYFLRMAHSSYLQLDTSLEEASEVSGASKLRTFFNISLPLLLKGVLVGVVMFFIMAFQEISTAIFLYRGGWETLPIGIFLNWHRGMEFGIAAAMAFLMIVITFILLLIISKIGGGVLKAAWGSGEQ